The Cervus canadensis isolate Bull #8, Minnesota chromosome X, ASM1932006v1, whole genome shotgun sequence genome contains a region encoding:
- the AMELX gene encoding amelogenin, X isoform, with the protein MGTWILFACLLGAAFSMPLPPHPGHPGYINFSYEVLTPLKWYQSMIRHPYTSYGYEPMGGWLHHQIIPVVSQQTPQNHALQPHHHIPMVPAQQPVVPQQPMMPVPGQHSMTPTQHHQPNLPLPAQQPFQPQSIQPQPHQPLQPLQPLQPLQPLQPLQPQPPVHPIQPLPPQPPLPPIFPMQPLPPMLPDLPLEAWPATDKTKREEVD; encoded by the exons ATGGGGACCTGGATTTTGTTTGCCTGCCTCCTGGGAGCAGCcttctctatgcct CTACCACCTCATCCTGGGCACCCTGGTTATATCAACTTCAGCTATGAG gTGCTCACCCCTCTGAAGTGGTACCAGAGCATGATAAGACACCCG TACACTTCCTATGGTTACGAACCCATGGGTGGATGGCTGCACCACCAAATCATTCCCGTGGTGTCCCAGCAGACTCCCCAGAATCACGCCCTGCAGCCTCATCACCACATCCCCATGGTGCCAGCTCAGCAGCCCGTGGTCCCCCAGCAGCCAATGATGCCAGTTCCTGGCCAACACTCCATGACTCCAACCCAACACCACCAGCCAAACCTCCCTCTGCCCGCCCAGCAGCCCTTCCAGCCCCAGTCCATCCAGCCGCAGCCTCACCagcccctgcagcccctgcagcccctgcagcCCTTGCagcccctgcagcccctgcagcCCCAGCCGCCCGTGCACCCCATCCAGCCCTTGCCGCCACAGCCACCTCTGCCTCCGATATTCCCCATGCAGCCTTTGCCCCccatgcttcctgacctgcctctggaagCTTGGCCAGCAACAGACAAGACCAAGCGGGAAGAAGTG GATTAA